Proteins encoded by one window of Microplitis mediator isolate UGA2020A chromosome 1, iyMicMedi2.1, whole genome shotgun sequence:
- the LOC130677060 gene encoding carbonic anhydrase 9-like isoform X1, giving the protein MFYFIFYFFIILVLTFQMSLGSFGYSRRQQHNWPREFKDCGGKFQSPIELSPSKSIILPLPSLELLGYHNYLPRLTIKNNGHSVALNVDNNNLKLNRKLPYIFGATLEDNEGYEFSGLHFHWGLKNYRGSEHVVNGIRYPMEMHIIHKNKLYLDIKEAQEHKNGLVVLGIFFQLQDEDNNNLNPILKNFQSLKWIDSDLKMNLSITLKSLLPSDIDTYYTYRGSLTTPPCSEAVTWIIFTNPIPISFRQLNKFRFLSNGEDSLGDNFRKLQDLGKRKLYLRKLNDDFAKKYDSGNFNISDLEWIYE; this is encoded by the exons atgttttattttattttttatttttttattattttagtactTACAT ttcaaatGTCCCTCGGATCTTTTGGATATTCGCGACGtc agCAACATAATTGgccaagagaatttaaagATTGCGGGGGTAAATTTCAATCACCAATTGAATTATCGCCATcgaaatcaattattttgccATTACCATCATTAGAATTACTGGGTTATCATAATTATCTGCCACgtttgacaataaaaaataacgggCATTctg tggcATTGAATGTTgacaataacaatttaaaattgaacagAAAACTGCCTTATATTTTTGGTGCAACGTTAGAGGATAATGAAGGATACGAATTTAGTGGTTTGCATTTTCATTggggattaaaaaattaccggGGATCTGAACATGTTGTCAATGGTATCAG GTATCCCATGGAAATGCATATAAttcacaaaaataaattgtatctCGATATCAAAGAAGCTCAGGAACACAAAAATGGTCTAGTTGTCCTCGGAATATTTTTccag cTGCAAGATGAggacaataataatttgaacccaatattaaaaaattttcaatcattaaAATGGATCGACAGTGATCTcaaaatgaatttatcaataacTTTGAAGTCATTACTACCCTCTGATATTGACACTTACTATACATACAGAGGGTCACTTACAACTCCACCATGCAGTGAAGCTGTCACGTGGATTATTTTCACCAACCCCATCCCCATTTCTTTTaggcaattaaataaatttaggtTCCTATCCAATGGTGAAGATAGTCTTGGtgataattttagaaaattacaaGATTTGGGTAAacgaaaactttatttaagaaaattaaatgatgactttgctaaaaaatatgactctggtaattttaatatcaGTGACTTAGAGTGGAtttatgaatga
- the LOC130677060 gene encoding carbonic anhydrase 9-like isoform X2 — protein MSLGSFGYSRRQQHNWPREFKDCGGKFQSPIELSPSKSIILPLPSLELLGYHNYLPRLTIKNNGHSVALNVDNNNLKLNRKLPYIFGATLEDNEGYEFSGLHFHWGLKNYRGSEHVVNGIRYPMEMHIIHKNKLYLDIKEAQEHKNGLVVLGIFFQLQDEDNNNLNPILKNFQSLKWIDSDLKMNLSITLKSLLPSDIDTYYTYRGSLTTPPCSEAVTWIIFTNPIPISFRQLNKFRFLSNGEDSLGDNFRKLQDLGKRKLYLRKLNDDFAKKYDSGNFNISDLEWIYE, from the exons atGTCCCTCGGATCTTTTGGATATTCGCGACGtc agCAACATAATTGgccaagagaatttaaagATTGCGGGGGTAAATTTCAATCACCAATTGAATTATCGCCATcgaaatcaattattttgccATTACCATCATTAGAATTACTGGGTTATCATAATTATCTGCCACgtttgacaataaaaaataacgggCATTctg tggcATTGAATGTTgacaataacaatttaaaattgaacagAAAACTGCCTTATATTTTTGGTGCAACGTTAGAGGATAATGAAGGATACGAATTTAGTGGTTTGCATTTTCATTggggattaaaaaattaccggGGATCTGAACATGTTGTCAATGGTATCAG GTATCCCATGGAAATGCATATAAttcacaaaaataaattgtatctCGATATCAAAGAAGCTCAGGAACACAAAAATGGTCTAGTTGTCCTCGGAATATTTTTccag cTGCAAGATGAggacaataataatttgaacccaatattaaaaaattttcaatcattaaAATGGATCGACAGTGATCTcaaaatgaatttatcaataacTTTGAAGTCATTACTACCCTCTGATATTGACACTTACTATACATACAGAGGGTCACTTACAACTCCACCATGCAGTGAAGCTGTCACGTGGATTATTTTCACCAACCCCATCCCCATTTCTTTTaggcaattaaataaatttaggtTCCTATCCAATGGTGAAGATAGTCTTGGtgataattttagaaaattacaaGATTTGGGTAAacgaaaactttatttaagaaaattaaatgatgactttgctaaaaaatatgactctggtaattttaatatcaGTGACTTAGAGTGGAtttatgaatga
- the LOC130676960 gene encoding unextended protein: MMAQHVGRSGKSPAFLLIIILIYIESSVINSFKLPYNNKVFNKPVISEIKLITSDYYYLYKLLNNNNNINSNTTTTSDSYSFGASTGAGDGDDDDGVGDHDETCGDDKNKYVLVNGVNINYLKYLRWTIDKSTCDINNNNNYIKNILSNSEGTSGIFLFKNCFEVTDVYFCQYDQRGDKKVDYDEEQGWRIIDNFVVNLQREKRDLSDMGLSLKIPDIDAGGLRIEGLRLEGDQEEHEFDYGIPKVVGETFVTIRIFGVGITNDTVISFTDIKLNRGEICDKIKSQEFIVENVEEFTATISGELPLGSPFYMCAKYKSTADKNTLFRHQGTEMYKQIISYKKTLPLWLQIVVILTCLSFSALFSGLNLGLMSMDRTELKILCNTGTEKERKYARTIQPVRNYGNYLLCSILFSNVLVNSIFTILLDDLTSGTVTVIGATLAIVIFGEISPQAFCSRHGLCVGAKTIYITKLTMFITFPLSYPISKFLDYMLGEEIGNVYNRERLKELVKVTTGYNDLEKDEVNIIAGALELRKKTVADVMTRIEDVYMLDYNAVLDFETVSEIMKSGFSRIPVFEGSRNNIVTMLYIKDLAFVDPDDNTPLKTLCQFYQNPCNFVFEDVTLDIMFKQFKEGHKGHMAFVQRVNNEGEGDPFYEVIGLITLEDVIEELIQAEIMDETDVFTDNRSKRRRLNNRPKLPDFTVFAEKKDSQRIHISPQLMLAMFQYLSTTVAPFKPDTISETILRRLLKQDIIHHIKVKSREKARNDPAALIYTQGKAVDYFVLILEGRVEVTVGKENLTFESGPFTYFGCQALATNIGVVESPTTNVNPQTLGSIQSINLDAILRHTFVPDYSVRAVTEVFYLKVKRSLYLAAKRATLLERSQKDPSPSNDQFDDEVEKLLHSLDEDDRSIQSSPILSRCDDFKSTEPTSPVKSATIPTSPTPVSASPVTNSKFLPQNRPSEPNGQIRNSSPSKTDDSITTPINSLPVNTSNNQENQNNLDLDAEIASRLSNKKSNNDDNNDELTNLLSKQDRS; this comes from the exons ATGATGGCGCAACATGTAGGTCGTTCAGGTAAATCGCCggcttttttattaattataatattaatttacatcGAATCATCagttattaattcatttaaactaCCATATAAcaataaagtatttaataaaccagttataagtgaaataaaattgataacaagtgattattattatttatataaattattaaacaacaataataatatcaatagtaACACAACAACTACGAGTGATAGTTATAGTTTTGGTGCAAGTACTGGTGCtggtgatggtgatgatgatgatggtgttGGTGATCATGATGAAACTTGtggtgatgataaaaataaatacgttTTAGTTAATGgagttaatattaattatttaaaatatttaaggtGGACTATTGATAAAAGTACTtgtgatattaataataataataattatattaaaaatatattgagtaACAGTGAGGGTACAAgtggtatttttttatttaaaaattgttttgaggTTACTGATGTATATTTTTGTCAGTATGATCAGCGGGGagataaaaaagttgattatGATGAGGAACAAGGATGGAggattattgataattttgtggTTAATTT acaaaGAGAAAAACGTGATCTATCGGATATGGGACTGTCATTAAAAATACCGGACATTGATGCTGGTGGATTACGTATTGAGGGATTAAGACTGGAAGGCGATCAAGAAGAGCACGAGTTTGATTATGGAATACCTAAAGTTGTGGGTGAAACTTTTGTAACGATACGTATTTTCGGCGTTGGTATTACTAATGATACTGTTATCAGTTTTACTGATATTAAACTAAATCGTGGTGAGATTTGCGACAAGATTAAGTCACAGGAATTTATT GTAGAAAATGTCGAAGAATTCACAGCTACGATATCAGGAGAACTTCCACTAGGATCACCGTTTTATATGTGCGCGAAATATAAATCGACTGCTGATAAAAATACATTGTTTCGTCATCAAGGGACGGAAATGTATAAGCag atCATATCGTACAAAAAAACTCTACCACTGTGGCTTCAAATAGTGGTCATATTAACATGTTTATCATTCTCGGCATTATTTTCTGGTCTTAATCTCGGATTAATGTCAATGGACCGCacggaattaaaaattttatgtaacaCTGGTACGGAAAAAGAACGGAAATACGCACGTACTATTCAACCAGTACGAAATTATGGAAATTATCTTCTGTgttcaatattattttccaatGTACTtgttaattctatttttacaATTCTACTGGATGATTTAACTTCCGGTACTGTAACTGTCATCGGTGCTACTTTGGCAATCGTTATTTTTGGCGAAATTTCACCGCAG GCATTTTGTAGCAGACACGGATTATGTGTCGGCGCGAAAACAATCTACATAACAAAGTTAACAATGTTTATAACATTTCCCTTGAGTTATCCGATAAGTAAATTTTTGGATTACATGCTAGGAGAGGAAATAGGAAATGTCTACAATCGAGAGCGCCTTAAAGAACTAGTTAAG gtaACGACTGGTTATAATGATCTAGAGAAAGACGAAGTAAATATAATAGCCGGTGCCTTggaattgagaaaaaaaacagtCGCTGATGTGATGACACGTATCGAAGATGTCTATATGCTCGACTACAATGCGGTGCTTGATTTCGAAACCGTTTCTGAGATTATGAAAtcag gATTTTCAAGAATTCCTGTTTTTGAAGGATCAAGAAATAATATTGTTacaatgttatatataaaagaCTTAGCATTTGTTGATCCTGATGATAATACTCCACTAAAAACTCTCTgtcaattttatcaaaatccATGTAATTTTGTCTTTGAAGATGTAACACTTGATATTATGTTCAAACAATTTAAAGaag gtcacAAAGGACACATGGCGTTCGTGCAGCGTGTCAATAACGAAGGTGAGGGTGATCCATTTTACGAAGTAATAGGCTTAATAACTTTAGAAGACGTTATCGAGGAATTAATTCAAGCTGAAATAATGGACGAGACTGATGTTTTTA ctGATAATAGAAGCAAACGTAGGAGATTAAATAATCGTCCAAAATTACCAGATTTTACAGTATTTGCTGAGAAAAAAGATAGTCAACGTATACATATTTCACCCCAATTAATGTTAGCAATGtttcaatatttatcaacaa CTGTGGCGCCATTTAAACCAGATACAATATCAGAAACAATTTTACGTCGTTTATTAAAACAAGATATAATTCatcatattaaagtaaaatccCGCGAAAAAGCGCGAAATGATCCCGCGGCATTAATATATACGCAGGGTAAAgctgttgattattttgtattaataTTAGAAGGACGTGTTGAAGTAACTGTtggtaaagaaaatttaacattTGAAAGTGGGCCATTTACTTATTTTGGTTGCCAAGCACTTGCTACTAATATTGGAGTTG TCGAGTCGCCGACGACAAATGTTAATCCACAGACATTAGGAAGTATACAGTCTATTAATTTAGATGCGATACTTCGGCATACATTTGTACCTGATTATTCAGTACGTGCTGTTACTGAAGTATTTTATCTAAAGGTCAAAAGATCATTGTATTTAGCTGCTAAGAGGGCGACGTTACTTGAAAGAAGTCAGAAAGATCCGTCGCCTAGTAATGATCAGTTTGATGATGAAGTTGAAAAG tTGCTGCACTCGCTCGACGAAGACGATCGCAGCATCCAGTCATCACCGATCTTAAGTCGTTGCGATGATTTTAAATCAACAGAGCCAACTTCGCCAGTGAAAAGCGCAACAATTCCCACATCACCTACACCAGTAAGCGCCTCTCCTgtaacaaattcaaaatttttacctcAAAATAGACCGAGCGAACCTAACGGCCAAATTCGTAATTCATCTCCTAGTAAAACTGATGACTCAATAACAACTCCCATAAATTCATTACCAGTAAACACATCAAATAATcaagaaaatcaaaataatttagatttagATGCAGAAATAGCCTCGcgtttatcaaataaaaaaagtaataatgatgataataatgatgagttaacaaatttattatctaaacAAGATCGTTCTTAA